The following nucleotide sequence is from Cotesia glomerata isolate CgM1 unplaced genomic scaffold, MPM_Cglom_v2.3 scaffold_108, whole genome shotgun sequence.
ttataaaaaaaaattttattaaaaaattccacatgtgaaaattaataaaaattacaagtgataatttttagatgtattttttttattataattgatttgttataaaaatttttaaaattgacagctaaCAGCTAACTTCAGCATCGTAGTCgtttacatgtgaaattttttcttttaatttttttaataaaaaaaaataatgaaaatttttagatgtcgactaattaaattttcataaaaaaatttgaaatttagcGGTAAAATGAAACACAAGTAGCGCCAATATTCGAATGATCACCGGGAGCTTCCGTTTAACTTCCGTTGGTCAACAGGTCAACCACGGGGGTCGTTGCAGATGAGAAGTGCACGCGCGTGTATCACCCGAAAGGGTGATGAATGCGTGCTTACTACCGGGCTCTCTTACGTATAGTACTCCTCAGACACACGTTGTTTGACAACGATCTGACGGAGACGGCGCACGGGACTCCAGTAATCGAGAGAAGGACCGAGCAATTCGGCGGTCGCAGAGACACTCTCACATCCATGTTATATTCTATCAGTTTCTCAGTAAGTGTTGCCGCACACCGCCATATTGAATTACTCGATACTCGAGGCTCGAGTTGTTTCTAGTGCCAATGGAATACAAGGTGGCGCgtgttttttttctcaacagttttgttaaaatgatacaataaaataaaaatagtaatcccgcatacttaattaattattatttcggTTTCACTTATCATCTTCTCGGTAAATATCCATATCTAtgataatcattaaaataataaaaataaatatattatcacTTATTTATACCAACTAATTAATGACAACGCTTAGATAACTTACTcgtcattattgttattactattgttttaaaaataaataaataattggatatgtgtaattaattaaatcaattttcagataaaaaatgaGGTGAATTAAAACTACTGTGAAAACGTGGATTAATTTTGTGTGCAGTGAGTGATATTATTGCCGTTGGTCATCGTCCTCTGAATATTCAATTGACTTAACacaagaaaaaagaaaacaaaaaattagtaattattcaaCGATGAAAAAATAACCATATGTATAAACAGTGAATAATGTTTTCATATATTGATTACGATTATTTAATGACTTTAATCGGTAAATGATACCCGGTTTCGTGACAAGATTCTTCAAtcgatttgttttaataatactGACTAATTAAAACATCAGGTAtgaagtttatttatatatttaaaattttaataccaaaaaaattcatttcattCACAGTTTTCCTTAaacataaacaataaatatatttaaacgTCCTTGGCATTCTTCCTAATTTAcgctactttttttttcaaatctaaataaataaacaaatataaatacaacAATAAGAATCGTGAAAATAGATTGATTGTTATTTAAACAACTTGTATGTTTAATAGAGAAACAATTGTTGTATCAGGTGCGTAATACTCAGTacaatttcaatattaatgaTCGTAAGATAAAGAAAAGCCACGTATTACTTTAAGGAGAGGGAGATATATGGATGAAAAAAGACGGCGATAGTTTAAGAGACTGAAAAAGGAGGGAAAGAGCGAGGTCGCACACGGTTGTCGGCCCGAAATGACAGTAATTACATGAAATTTACTCGCATACTACAAATAAGCAATGGTtttcttgttaattttttttcggagcTTAAAATGTAACGGAGTcagtatttattttcttttattatcctattataataataatagtaatgatgatgatgataataatgacgGTGATCGTGATTTATCAAAGATGatattaatgtaataaatatctgggattgttattaatatgatatattttttgtagagcTGATGTCCGGGGTTGAGGTTGGTGAGGTCGCCGTGAAAAATCGATTTCCCGATGTACACACTACACGTATGCCTCTGCTAGGCACGGGTTTACGTGTGGAGATggatgatataaaaaataaaagtagatATCTAGATCGGGAAAGGGAAAAATTGGGAAAGGAAAAAAGAGGTGATATGAGGTGAGCAGGGCTGAGGCTGAAGCTGAGTAGGAGTATGGAGTATGGAGGACCAAATACCGAGTATTGGTGGATATGTTATTGGAGTTTCGGTGAAATGAGAAGAGAATATCGGGGAGAATAACTTTGGGTCGCGCCCCCGGCGTTATATTACGGGTTTCGACAATCTAAAGTAAATGAAAGCGGCAGACAGAGGAGACAGAGGAGAACAGAGAGTAGAGACCTAACCGAGGACGGAGGATAGAGGAGCAGTAGAGCCAGTGCTCCTATCCTCTATACTCTATACTATATACATAACAGCAATCGTGGATCGTGGATACGAGGTACGAGGACAAGAAGGGTCCAAGGGGAGAAGTAATTAATGTGCGACAGTGTCCCCTCTCCTACACACCAATGGAACGAACGAACGAAAACGAACATACAGCATATAATACAGCACGAGCAAAATAAAACGTCCACTCGTACTCGGTTTACTCTGTCTACTACTGTACTCCACATCTACATttacatctatatatatatatatatatacatacttaGCTCTGTCTCACTtgctctttttttatttctcgtGGTTTAGTTTGTTGCTTTGGAAGTCCCTCCTCTCCCCGCTCTCGGCTCCTCTATCACCCCCTGCCCCGAGCCGCCCGTCCACTGAGCCTCGTCCTcctcccccccccccccgaCATTACTTTTCAGTCCTGCTCTCTACGCTTAGCTGCCATTGTGCGGAGACGCCACTTCCGAAGCATCAAATTTAATTCCTCGATACATACCGTTTTCGAGTAATGTTAAGTGACTTACATTTGGATATCGCTGAGGTATGTCGTCATCACTCTCTGACAGTAGACACGATGCGAGATATcacctttttttattttttattttcgttttAATCCATCCATCCacgtattattatttatttacttagtttagtagttattaatttactgAGTATCAGagtgatgtaatttttttttcattacattactattttttcatttgcGTAAGATAGATGCTCGAAGGGAAGATCGCTATTTACTCAGAGGTTAGAACGTTATCCCGTAATTGACCTGCAGGCAATCGTAGACGTGGACATTTCGGTCTAGTTTACATTCTTTTCATTAATTccgtgtttatttatttatttttttcatatttttactattacaactaatttaattaaataattaattaattgactaatttttttattatattggcATTTCCGTAAAcatctttataaataagtatacatgtataatttaatttattattttattgtagggCAGTGACATCTAGAGAAATGGAAGCAATGGATTTAGATGGAGATTCTGTTGTTGACTTGAGTGTCAGGTGAGTAGTTGTGTTTAAacatttgtttaaataattacagcTTTATCAACAATTACACGTTATTGATAAGCATTTAAAAAGACAGGTTTGATTTTTCTTATCGTATTTAAAGTTAAACTAAACTTTttgtttctttatttaaattagtaagttttttttatttatacttatatttatctttttatttataaattatttattgcagtAGCGTGAGACGGGAGTCCTCAGCATCGAGCAACCTGAGCACTGAACCAGTACCGCTTAATTTAGGAATAAATTTCTCGGGTAATAATGCAGAAATTTTGGAGCCAAGGAATATCCAAAACTCCTCTCGGGGAATTCTTGCCCCTAAAACGGGAGAAGACAGAAGGCCAAGAAGAATCCTGAGACCCAGGACGGAGAAAAGTTACGCTGAGAGCCCGGATGAGCCCCGAATTAATGGTTACGTTAATGGTAATAATTCGGACAGTGAAGAAGGTGAAATGCCGCCACTTTTGCCAATAAAAGAATTGACGTCAGACGAGCTGGCTGAAAGGGAGAAAAACTTGAGGAAACTCAAGGAAGACTTGAGGTCTGAGGAAATGAAGCTTGTTTtgttgaagaaaattaaacaGTCGCAACAGCTCAAAGAAAATATTGCGGCGATACCGCCTAAAGTTGTTAATAAAGTACCTCCACCTGTAACAGTTCAGCCAGTAGCACacaggtattttttttatttaataaaattatattgggtaattatctaatttcaaatttaaaaaaaacaatttttataaatcatgtAAAGatggataattatttattttttcactatttttcggtgataaaaaattttctaataatatcaatattcattttatttcatgCTCTTTGAATATTTGCATTTTGCATCCAACATTAAACATATTTTGTTTCGCTTTGCGTTATTACACATATTACTTAGTTACATTAAGTTCCTTACAGActactaaggtaaaagacccaattattgacactgaaCTAGTTAtcgacacttgcaattttattttaattaaataaaacaaatcgactctaatgaattaataaatataatttttgagctATAAATTCTAAGATAATTGGTATTttgagaatattttattttttttaactagaataaaattgcaagtgtcaatcaactaggccagtgtcaataactgggtcttttaccttatactCTGTCATTTTTAATCCTTAATCTTTAGTCATAATGACCAGATTTACACTCACGCATACATTTCTCCtctcaatttaatattttcactcTCTCCATTTATTCTCTACTTTCCTAATGTTTTCACAAATCTCTTTAATCACAGGACCTCTCAACATTTCTATTAAGTATAGGCCAATGCAACTCATTTTACAGTTAGATATGTACTCTACAAcccgctaataaaaaattttctaaaatagatttgataaaaaaattttttatttcagtcaCAGAGTAACAAAAGCACCACCACCTTTATTGAGAGGCCAGCCTGCGCCGAGTCGTAGTAGCAGTTTACATGCTCCACCTCCGGGGATGCTTTTACCGCCGAACGCAGGAAGAAATCCAACATCAAGTACGGGAATGCCACCAAATATGGTTATACCACAACCACCTCATCCGCGAACTCGACCTCCTAGTGTCACTGGAAACGTTCCTTCTTACCACGCTCCACCCGACAGGACTGAGCGATCTACCAAGGATCCTACGCCCGTTCCCGCGCATCAagtaagcttaaaaaataatcattagtAACTAATTAACTACTAACTTAGTTAATTAAGAATATatactaacattttttgtaaaaataccGATCTTAACTGCAACTGCGATACCAATAATTTGTTGTGTAATTGCAAAGCAGCTTGTTGGATCTCAAGAAAACAAAACTACGACTGCTATTAACACTCCTGTAATTCCTGAACAGGTATTTAACGCTTATAAGTTAACATATGAAGCAAGCTCTTTTTAAATACCTTTTATATAAAGTATCGTAGTTCATTTGTTTGTCATAATAGTTTACGATAATATAAGtacacaattaatattattaatttatactaaaaatatttttaaaaattcaggaACGACCGAGGGAGGATAGTCAGAGGCCAGCTCAAAGGCAAGCGGCAGCCAAACTCGCTTTGAGAAATCAGCTGGAGAAAACACTCCTCCAAATACCACCACCAAAGCCTCCACCTCCAGAGATGCACTTCGTACCCAATCCGTCAAATAccgaatttatttatctagtGGGGTTGGAACACGTCGTCGATTTTATAACGAAAGAACCAGCCATACCACCACCTCCAGAACCCTTTGAATGCACCCAGTGTAAGACTGATTTTACGCCTGTGTGGAAATGGGAAAAACCCGCAACGAATGGCAAGAAAGAAGGTCCACGTGGACAACATGCGACATTCCTGCGGCCTCCCGCTGGACGTGATCCTCGAGTTATTTGCGAGCATTGTGTGACAACTAATGTTAAGAAAGCACTTAAAGCTGAACATACTAATCGGTAAAtattatctattattattattatcattattattactagtaaccttgcagtcactatgtgactgccgtgacttaactaaaattattaaataatgatttttgttaaattgcactgtactttcttaaatattgtcATATACAgggtaatttttcatatacagggtgtcccaaaagtcacggacgccattgtagcctctgatgaaaaaaataattctgagacgaaaagtcctcagccatttttcaattaaccgcatagataatttattatttattaaaaataacgtctctttatttattagagagagagcgccagtgtccagtaaagtatgtgccaaacaaagacaactaactgtatgactaactagtttctatagctaacgtagtcacacatatttacttatacattcacacgtgcaagcgtcttcgttggaacgcacgacttgacactagcgctctctctctaacgcataaaaggacgttattttaattaataattaattatctatgcgtctgattaaaaaatggctaaggacttcgtctcagaattattttgtttatcagatgctacaatggcgtccgttacttctgggacactgtatacatatttataatatatataaatatatgaaaaattgatgtgggtattcaaatgaaaggtttcgatgagtgtaatgtcggagtgagcttatatcttaaaaaatgtcaatagttcacaagatacaaagtcgtttcttaattatgttgaattgcactgtattttcttaactattgatgtttttaaagatataagctcatcccgatgctacactcatcaagagctttcatttgagtacccacatgcattttgatatatttttcatatattcatatatataaatatataaaatatatgaaaaattgatgtgggtactcaaatgaaaggtcttgatgagagtaatatcgagatgagctcatttctttaaaaatgtcaatagttcacaagatacaaggtcgtttctcaattatgttaaattgcactgtacttttttaactattgacgtttttaaagatataagctcatcccgatgctacactcatcaagagctttcatttgagtacccacatgcattttgatatatttttcatatattcatatatataaatatataaaatatatgaaaaattgatgtgggtactcaaatgaaaggtcttgatgagtgtaacatcgggatgagcttatatctttaacaatgtcaataattcacaagatcatttcttaattatgtatctagaaatagagcattttagAATagattagttattattaaaatactaaaataattgtaaagaaaaaaatcaataaaaccaataaaaaattccaggTTAAAAACAGCATTCGTAAAAGCTTTGCAACAAGAACACGAAATGGAGCAAAAATTAGCACAAGCAGCAAGTCCAAGTCCGGATCCTCCAGCACCAAAACCAGTTCCAAAAGCCGTGACACCTACCAGAAGAGTAGCAACACCTCCCGCACCTCAGCCCTCAGTCCAAGTCCCTCCACCCGCTCCTACTCCACCTACACCAAAACTCCAAGACCACCCTCTGGTAAAGCTCGCCGAGAGTGGTAAATTTTCTCCACATCACGCGGCAGCGGCCGCAGCCCTCCAGCAGCAGTTGATAAGAggtaaagattttttatctcaTAGCTCAAAAATGAATTGTGTATCTAACCTCCCTTTTAAAGTTTTGAACTATTCTGCAGAGTTGACGAAATCTCAAGTACCCGGGCTGCCACCTCACCAGCCGTTACCAGCTCACATGATGCCGCAGTTCAATCCTCTTCTGTACCCCTATCAGCTCGCGATGGCTCAAGCTGCGGGCAGCAAGGGGATGGTTGAGCTCCAGAGACAGGCTGCCGACCTCCAGCGCCAATATTTGCTTGACATGATACCTTCTCAAGCCTCCCAAGGCCAAGGTAACCAAGCACCCTCACGAGCACATCCTCATAATTGGAAAACGTAACCGAGTGCATAGCTAGAAGCTCGAGACTCAAGGGCCCGAAGACacaagtgaaaaattataattaatttatcaattgattGATTAACGTCGCCTTGAAGCAGCTTcgattaatataaatatatatataaataaaattaaaaatataaataataataataataatatttaaaaatttgtggGAGAAACTGCTCAAGATAATCCATACACCAAAGGACACGCAGTATCTAATTATTTGTGTGCTTGTGGCGATCGCTAACGAAAATGGCCAGTGAGTGTTTATTTTGTCACGGTAATAATAACTAATGTAAAAcgttttatttaacaaacgtTTTATCCAACACTCGTTTAACTTAAtgtaatgtttaataaaactGATCGAGCCCTTGACGTGCTTCTGAAAGCGATACTTTGTTATACATATAAATCCGGATTCTCCACTTGTTGTTAGGTGGAGGTCTCAGtgaacggaaaaaaaaaaaaaaaaacatttattttaaaataaaaacatcaattaatattttaacttcAACATGATCTTTAGTCATCGGTACCATTGTCTTTTCCGATGGCAGTACCTGTATTCTGTGTATAtcctttaatattaattattaattattattattattaattttttgtttgatgTGAGTTGAGAATCACAAATCCTTTCGTCCGAATCAGTGAAACTTTCCTGAAAATAATTGTGTATGAATGGATCTAGTGTAGCGAGTGgactgatattaaaaatagaaattaaaggtatagaaaaataatggttagattttttttttttttttttttgagttttttctGTTAGTGTGCGACCAAGCGTACGGAAATACGCATTGTCACAGTCAAAGACTTAAACTCGCGCACAAATAGAGTCAATATGTGTGTCTAGGTAAAAAATAAGAGAAGACCGAGATTGATATTAATGAGAGAGAATTTTCGGTGGGTGGTGAGGTGACGTGCGTATCCCaggcaaaataatttttaggaatatttattaattaatattttagttgataattcgtcgaaattaaattttgttttaagtaataattgtttccaaaaaattttttcatattagataaaaatttttttttaatctgatagctttttataaattatgttgtatagttaattttattgaagagtaattataaaactattgactctgtttattattaatagactttaataataagaaatttaactctgtttaatgaaattaattattcaaaagttaatttgtaaataataataattttgtcttAGGATAACGCAAGTAACCAAAAGATACTTGACACGTTTTTGATTCGATAAGTGTGTACTgaattaataacaatgatgATACGTTGacgtatatacatatattttttttgtttctttttaatattaaaaaaaaaaaacttgtggggaggtaataaataaaagtcagtgaataaactataaatattcaaattaccaaaataaaaatggtTTTTAAATATTGGAGATTAATCACAAAATCGTcctatttcataaattaaatgtctaatgaataaataaataaatgaatgaataaaatagtatGATATCGGTATCTCATATAGAATAATAGTTACATTacattacaattacaattaaaaaaatcaagtaaacCGTAGTCATAACGATTCTTCTattctctctttctctttgtACGTCACAATAGTTTATTGCTCGAtgaatttttgtgtaaaagtGATACACAAATAAACAAtcgtataattataaaataataataattataattataataatgaacatcataataataaatattataataataataattgtaataataatagaaaaagtCTCAATCATTTAGATAATATGCATTACAGATACAAATATTCCATTGTCACGATTGTAGttatcgtaaattttttttgagtttaaaaagataaaaaaaaattcattaatttccaAGATTTTGcactgatttttttcttaattttttgtatggtGCTAAACCTAGACTTCATTTAGATTTTAAACA
It contains:
- the LOC123273556 gene encoding transcriptional repressor p66-alpha isoform X4, whose translation is MEAMDLDGDSVVDLSVSVRRESSASSNLSTEPVPLNLGINFSGNNAEILEPRNIQNSSRGILAPKTGEDRRPRRILRPRTEKSYAESPDEPRINGYVNGNNSDSEEGEMPPLLPIKELTSDELAEREKNLRKLKEDLRSEEMKLVLLKKIKQSQQLKENIAAIPPKVVNKVPPPVTVQPVAHSHRVTKAPPPLLRGQPAPSRSSSLHAPPPGMLLPPNAGRNPTSSTGMPPNMVIPQPPHPRTRPPSVTGNVPSYHAPPDRTERSTKDPTPVPAHQLVGSQENKTTTAINTPVIPEQERPREDSQRPAQRQAAAKLALRNQLEKTLLQIPPPKPPPPEMHFVPNPSNTEFIYLVGLEHVVDFITKEPAIPPPPEPFECTQCKTDFTPVWKWEKPATNGKKEGPRGQHATFLRPPAGRDPRVICEHCVTTNVKKALKAEHTNRLKTAFVKALQQEHEMEQKLAQAASPSPDPPAPKPVPKAVTPTRRVATPPAPQPSVQVPPPAPTPPTPKLQDHPLVKLAESGKFSPHHAAAAAALQQQLIRELTKSQVPGLPPHQPLPAHMMPQFNPLLYPYQLAMAQAAGSKGMVELQRQAADLQRQYLLDMIPSQASQGQGNQAPSRAHPHNWKT
- the LOC123273556 gene encoding transcriptional repressor p66-alpha isoform X2, with amino-acid sequence MEAMDLDGDSVVDLSVSVRRESSASSNLSTEPVPLNLGINFSGNNAEILEPRNIQNSSRGILAPKTGEDRRPRRILRPRTEKSYAESPDEPRINGYVNGNNSDSEEGEMPPLLPIKELTSDELAEREKNLRKLKEDLRSEEMKLVLLKKIKQSQQLKENIAAIPPKVVNKVPPPVTVQPVAHSHRVTKAPPPLLRGQPAPSRSSSLHAPPPGMLLPPNAGRNPTSSTGMPPNMVIPQPPHPRTRPPSVTGNVPSYHAPPDRTERSTKDPTPVPAHQLVGSQENKTTTAINTPVIPEQERPREDSQRPAQRQAAAKLALRNQLEKTLLQIPPPKPPPPEMHFVPNPSNTEFIYLVGLEHVVDFITKEPAIPPPPEPFECTQCKTDFTPVWKWEKPATNGKKEGPRGQHATFLRPPAGRDPRVICEHCVTTNVKKALKAEHTNRLKTAFVKALQQEHEMEQKLAQAASPSPDPPAPKPVPKAVTPTRRVATPPAPQPSVQVPPPAPTPPTPKLQDHPLVKLAESGKFSPHHAAAAAALQQQLIRVLNYSAELTKSQVPGLPPHQPLPAHMMPQFNPLLYPYQLAMAQAAGSKGMVELQRQAADLQRQYLLDMIPSQASQGQGNQAPSRAHPHNWKT
- the LOC123273556 gene encoding transcriptional repressor p66-alpha isoform X1 — encoded protein: MEAMDLDGDSVVDLSVSSVRRESSASSNLSTEPVPLNLGINFSGNNAEILEPRNIQNSSRGILAPKTGEDRRPRRILRPRTEKSYAESPDEPRINGYVNGNNSDSEEGEMPPLLPIKELTSDELAEREKNLRKLKEDLRSEEMKLVLLKKIKQSQQLKENIAAIPPKVVNKVPPPVTVQPVAHSHRVTKAPPPLLRGQPAPSRSSSLHAPPPGMLLPPNAGRNPTSSTGMPPNMVIPQPPHPRTRPPSVTGNVPSYHAPPDRTERSTKDPTPVPAHQLVGSQENKTTTAINTPVIPEQERPREDSQRPAQRQAAAKLALRNQLEKTLLQIPPPKPPPPEMHFVPNPSNTEFIYLVGLEHVVDFITKEPAIPPPPEPFECTQCKTDFTPVWKWEKPATNGKKEGPRGQHATFLRPPAGRDPRVICEHCVTTNVKKALKAEHTNRLKTAFVKALQQEHEMEQKLAQAASPSPDPPAPKPVPKAVTPTRRVATPPAPQPSVQVPPPAPTPPTPKLQDHPLVKLAESGKFSPHHAAAAAALQQQLIRVLNYSAELTKSQVPGLPPHQPLPAHMMPQFNPLLYPYQLAMAQAAGSKGMVELQRQAADLQRQYLLDMIPSQASQGQGNQAPSRAHPHNWKT
- the LOC123273556 gene encoding transcriptional repressor p66-beta isoform X5, which gives rise to MEAMDLDGDSVVDLSVSSVRRESSASSNLSTEPVPLNLGINFSGNNAEILEPRNIQNSSRGILAPKTGEDRRPRRILRPRTEKSYAESPDEPRINGYVNGNNSDSEEGEMPPLLPIKELTSDELAEREKNLRKLKEDLRSEEMKLVLLKKIKQSQQLKENIAAIPPKVVNKVPPPVTVQPVAHSHRVTKAPPPLLRGQPAPSRSSSLHAPPPGMLLPPNAGRNPTSSTGMPPNMVIPQPPHPRTRPPSVTGNVPSYHAPPDRTERSTKDPTPVPAHQERPREDSQRPAQRQAAAKLALRNQLEKTLLQIPPPKPPPPEMHFVPNPSNTEFIYLVGLEHVVDFITKEPAIPPPPEPFECTQCKTDFTPVWKWEKPATNGKKEGPRGQHATFLRPPAGRDPRVICEHCVTTNVKKALKAEHTNRLKTAFVKALQQEHEMEQKLAQAASPSPDPPAPKPVPKAVTPTRRVATPPAPQPSVQVPPPAPTPPTPKLQDHPLVKLAESGKFSPHHAAAAAALQQQLIRVLNYSAELTKSQVPGLPPHQPLPAHMMPQFNPLLYPYQLAMAQAAGSKGMVELQRQAADLQRQYLLDMIPSQASQGQGNQAPSRAHPHNWKT
- the LOC123273556 gene encoding transcriptional repressor p66-alpha isoform X3: MEAMDLDGDSVVDLSVSSVRRESSASSNLSTEPVPLNLGINFSGNNAEILEPRNIQNSSRGILAPKTGEDRRPRRILRPRTEKSYAESPDEPRINGYVNGNNSDSEEGEMPPLLPIKELTSDELAEREKNLRKLKEDLRSEEMKLVLLKKIKQSQQLKENIAAIPPKVVNKVPPPVTVQPVAHSHRVTKAPPPLLRGQPAPSRSSSLHAPPPGMLLPPNAGRNPTSSTGMPPNMVIPQPPHPRTRPPSVTGNVPSYHAPPDRTERSTKDPTPVPAHQLVGSQENKTTTAINTPVIPEQERPREDSQRPAQRQAAAKLALRNQLEKTLLQIPPPKPPPPEMHFVPNPSNTEFIYLVGLEHVVDFITKEPAIPPPPEPFECTQCKTDFTPVWKWEKPATNGKKEGPRGQHATFLRPPAGRDPRVICEHCVTTNVKKALKAEHTNRLKTAFVKALQQEHEMEQKLAQAASPSPDPPAPKPVPKAVTPTRRVATPPAPQPSVQVPPPAPTPPTPKLQDHPLVKLAESGKFSPHHAAAAAALQQQLIRELTKSQVPGLPPHQPLPAHMMPQFNPLLYPYQLAMAQAAGSKGMVELQRQAADLQRQYLLDMIPSQASQGQGNQAPSRAHPHNWKT